The Flexivirga oryzae genome has a segment encoding these proteins:
- a CDS encoding FadR/GntR family transcriptional regulator, whose product MADTLRPVGRTRLYEQVIARLQEHVAQSGLTAGSRLPPERELAARLGVSRASVAQAIVALEVQGLVETRHGGGIYLVRDRLEVDSLPDLVARKKRLPDVLDARDALETKLAALAAERRTEADLAAIDAALVFMQGQIDREEVPIEGDRRFHTAVTAAAHSHLLEEFYGEIRDAIAESRRESLRQPDRPRQSYADHARIAAAIRAGDAREAAEAMHGHVDHVSTVRLLSWEPDDEDS is encoded by the coding sequence ATGGCGGACACGTTGCGTCCGGTAGGGCGGACGCGGCTCTACGAACAGGTGATCGCGCGACTGCAGGAGCACGTCGCGCAGTCGGGTCTGACCGCCGGGTCGCGCCTGCCGCCGGAGCGGGAACTCGCCGCCCGGCTCGGGGTGAGCCGCGCGTCGGTCGCCCAGGCGATCGTCGCGCTCGAGGTGCAAGGGCTGGTCGAGACCCGGCACGGCGGCGGCATCTACCTGGTGCGGGACCGGCTCGAGGTCGATTCGCTGCCGGACCTCGTCGCGCGCAAGAAGCGGCTGCCCGACGTGCTGGATGCGCGGGACGCGCTGGAGACCAAGCTCGCGGCACTCGCGGCGGAGCGGCGCACCGAAGCGGACCTGGCCGCGATCGATGCCGCGCTGGTCTTCATGCAGGGGCAGATCGACCGCGAGGAGGTGCCCATCGAAGGCGACCGGCGCTTCCACACGGCAGTGACCGCTGCAGCCCACAGCCACCTGCTGGAGGAGTTCTACGGCGAGATCCGCGACGCGATCGCGGAGAGCCGACGCGAGTCGTTGCGGCAGCCGGACCGCCCCCGTCAGTCGTATGCCGACCACGCGCGGATCGCCGCCGCGATCCGCGCCGGCGACGCACGCGAAGCGGCCGAGGCGATGCACGGCCACGTCGATCACGTGAGCACCGTGCGGTTGCTCAGCTGGGAGCCGGACGACGAGGATTCGTGA
- a CDS encoding serine hydrolase domain-containing protein, protein MSSLMRGFPTEESTRVTQDNWQEPANVQWSFRHMRELMGSHRIAAGPKARSLPEGARADLSAVPVTRLTRGTQTVQDVIDTTHTDALVVLHDGVLVAEQYAEGMSTDSVHLMMSCSKSVVGCVAGILAERGLLDPSAATTQYVPEIEGSGYGGTSVRDLLDMRTGVAFSEAYTDPDAQVRVMERSMGWRPLAAGDPVGAYAYLATLGRESDHGGAFTYRSADTDMLGWVCERAAGVRMADLISELVWGPIGAERDAEITCDTIGTAVHDGGVSATARDMARFGQMLLEDGVVDGATVVPPSWIHAAYDRPADVRAAFAASDNEPVLPGGWYRNQFWFVPAENDVALVCLGIHGQMVFVHPATRLVAVKQSSWPSAQDVDHLVDTLRAFRVLGTALAESS, encoded by the coding sequence ATGTCATCGCTGATGAGAGGTTTCCCGACGGAGGAGAGCACCCGAGTCACCCAGGACAACTGGCAGGAGCCGGCCAACGTCCAGTGGTCCTTCCGGCACATGCGGGAACTCATGGGCAGCCATCGCATCGCCGCCGGGCCCAAGGCCCGATCCCTCCCCGAGGGCGCCCGAGCCGACCTCTCCGCAGTGCCAGTGACGCGGCTGACCCGCGGCACTCAGACCGTCCAGGACGTCATCGACACGACGCACACCGATGCCCTCGTCGTCCTCCACGACGGCGTCCTCGTCGCCGAGCAGTATGCGGAAGGGATGAGCACCGACTCCGTCCACCTGATGATGTCGTGCTCGAAGTCGGTCGTCGGGTGCGTCGCCGGGATCCTCGCCGAACGCGGTCTCCTCGACCCCTCGGCCGCGACGACCCAGTACGTCCCCGAGATCGAGGGATCGGGGTATGGCGGGACGAGCGTTCGTGACCTGCTCGACATGCGCACGGGCGTGGCGTTCTCCGAGGCCTACACCGATCCTGACGCGCAGGTCCGCGTCATGGAGCGCTCGATGGGGTGGCGACCGCTCGCAGCGGGCGACCCCGTCGGGGCCTACGCCTACCTCGCGACCCTGGGGCGCGAGAGCGACCACGGGGGAGCGTTCACCTACCGCTCCGCCGACACCGACATGCTCGGCTGGGTGTGTGAACGGGCCGCCGGCGTGCGGATGGCCGACCTCATCTCCGAGCTCGTGTGGGGTCCGATCGGCGCCGAGCGGGACGCGGAGATCACCTGCGACACGATCGGGACGGCGGTCCACGACGGCGGAGTCTCCGCGACCGCCCGCGACATGGCCCGCTTCGGCCAGATGCTCCTCGAGGACGGAGTCGTCGACGGCGCAACTGTCGTGCCGCCGTCGTGGATACATGCGGCATACGACCGCCCCGCCGACGTGCGCGCCGCCTTCGCGGCTTCCGACAACGAGCCCGTGCTGCCCGGCGGGTGGTACCGCAACCAGTTCTGGTTCGTACCGGCCGAGAACGACGTCGCCCTGGTCTGCCTCGGGATCCACGGCCAGATGGTTTTCGTGCACCCGGCGACGCGTCTCGTCGCGGTGAAGCAGTCGTCGTGGCCGTCGGCCCAGGATGTCGATCACCTCGTCGACACGCTGCGCGCCTTCCGCGTCCTCGGCACCGCTCTCGCCGAGTCCTCTTGA
- a CDS encoding biotin carboxylase, with amino-acid sequence MSFKSHLNGIPEIRTFFRTNDQPIYFFGPTAFNLLGIDRWVRNFRYVTYYDSWDGGHPRVFSPKNKPYVEFESSEHINNYLLRDREVQAYLASRGGRPMVAMVFFDEETEELCEELGYDLILPPDQLRRRLDSKIVTTQLGTEAGAPSVPNVLGRAESWEQLSTLAEDNGLGTDLVIQTPYGDSGKTTFFVAAEEDWDKYADDMVGQDLKIMKRIDNKAVAVEACITRHGTIVGPFMVDLTGYPELTPYKGGWCGNDLFPDALTLDQRSRAIEHVRKLGDRLAKEGYKGFLEIDVLVDLATDEVYLGELNPRISGASSMTNVTAGAYADVPLFLFHLLEFMDVDYTVDVEEINARWRDLAAVDVWSQLIMKEPNDGVDLIHAAPRTGTWRLGDDGSFVFEAVSNDWHDITTAEEAFFLRVYAKGDYRFKGADLGILVTKGRMQTSEGLTARCRALIEAIRSQYVTEPIDDAPAVMPIAYVK; translated from the coding sequence ATGAGTTTCAAGAGCCACCTGAACGGCATACCCGAGATCCGCACGTTCTTCCGGACCAACGACCAGCCGATCTACTTCTTCGGCCCGACCGCCTTCAATCTCCTCGGCATCGATCGCTGGGTGCGCAACTTCCGGTACGTCACCTACTACGACTCGTGGGACGGCGGGCACCCGCGCGTCTTCAGCCCGAAGAACAAGCCGTATGTCGAGTTCGAGTCGAGCGAACACATCAACAACTACCTCCTGCGTGACCGGGAGGTGCAGGCCTATCTGGCCAGCCGGGGCGGGCGGCCGATGGTCGCGATGGTCTTCTTCGACGAGGAGACCGAGGAGCTGTGCGAGGAGCTCGGTTACGACCTCATCCTGCCGCCGGACCAGTTGCGCCGACGTCTCGACTCCAAGATCGTCACGACCCAGCTCGGGACGGAAGCCGGCGCACCGTCGGTGCCCAACGTCCTGGGCCGCGCCGAGTCGTGGGAGCAGCTGTCCACGCTCGCCGAGGACAACGGTCTCGGCACCGACCTGGTCATCCAGACGCCCTACGGGGACTCCGGCAAGACGACGTTCTTCGTCGCCGCGGAGGAGGACTGGGACAAGTACGCCGACGACATGGTCGGCCAGGACCTCAAGATCATGAAGCGCATCGACAACAAGGCCGTTGCCGTCGAGGCCTGCATCACCCGGCACGGGACGATCGTCGGCCCTTTCATGGTCGACCTCACCGGCTACCCCGAACTCACCCCCTACAAGGGCGGCTGGTGCGGGAACGACCTGTTCCCCGATGCGCTCACGCTCGACCAGCGGTCGCGCGCCATCGAGCATGTCCGCAAGCTCGGCGACCGACTCGCCAAGGAGGGGTACAAGGGCTTCCTGGAGATCGACGTGCTCGTCGACCTCGCCACCGATGAGGTCTACCTCGGTGAGCTGAACCCCCGCATCTCCGGGGCCTCCTCGATGACCAACGTCACCGCCGGCGCGTACGCCGACGTCCCGCTGTTCCTGTTCCACCTGCTGGAGTTCATGGACGTGGACTACACCGTCGACGTGGAAGAGATCAACGCCCGCTGGCGCGACCTCGCGGCCGTCGACGTCTGGTCGCAGCTCATCATGAAGGAGCCGAACGACGGCGTCGACCTCATCCACGCGGCACCGCGGACCGGCACCTGGCGGCTCGGCGACGACGGCTCGTTCGTCTTCGAGGCGGTGAGCAACGACTGGCACGACATCACCACGGCGGAGGAGGCATTCTTCCTGCGGGTGTATGCCAAGGGTGACTACCGCTTCAAGGGCGCCGACCTGGGCATCCTGGTCACCAAGGGCCGGATGCAGACCAGTGAAGGGCTGACCGCCAGGTGCCGGGCCCTGATCGAGGCCATCCGCTCCCAGTACGTGACCGAGCCGATCGACGACGCACCGGCCGTGATGCCGATCGCCTACGTGAAATAG
- a CDS encoding serine hydrolase domain-containing protein, translating into MPSAPPDRHPGTSGENWLDPPYGEWAVWHLDELAPTHTVSRGSGPVRPLPPATHELPVDEIPVTRHDGSEATVRELLDATETDAFVVLQDGELVHEEYAYEGGGNDRHAVLSITKSIVGCVVAVLAERGVLDLSAPVSTYVPALSPSGYGDATLRNLLDMRSGVRFIEAYFDPSSDVNELDRRLADTGMHAYLSTLPQERPHGGPFRYRSSETDVLGWVCEAATGVPMADLMSELVWEPIGAEDDAYISCDVTGSAIHDGGFAARARDLARFGQMLLDGGTVPDLRAPEGEDPQPQTVVPARWLRDAWGVDSDIRSAFVESPSEQVYQGGWYRNQMWFRPGPYGDVLLCIGIHGQLIHVCRRTGTVCVKLSHWPHPVDPDRSQNTLRLCDTIDGILAAPGHHPRSRPGRGLPGVAAGFRRGSSTMRRRTPAPVRT; encoded by the coding sequence ATGCCGTCCGCTCCGCCCGACCGTCACCCGGGGACGAGTGGCGAGAACTGGCTCGACCCACCGTACGGTGAGTGGGCCGTCTGGCACCTCGACGAGCTGGCCCCGACCCACACCGTGTCGCGCGGGTCCGGGCCGGTGCGACCGCTTCCCCCGGCGACGCACGAGTTGCCGGTCGACGAGATCCCGGTGACCCGGCACGACGGATCCGAGGCGACGGTGCGTGAACTGCTCGACGCGACGGAGACCGACGCGTTCGTCGTGCTCCAGGACGGCGAGCTCGTGCACGAGGAGTACGCCTACGAGGGCGGCGGGAACGACCGGCACGCCGTGCTGTCGATCACCAAGTCCATCGTCGGCTGCGTCGTGGCGGTGCTCGCGGAGCGCGGCGTCCTCGATCTGAGCGCTCCGGTCTCGACCTACGTTCCCGCGTTGAGCCCCAGCGGCTACGGCGACGCGACCTTGCGCAACCTGCTGGACATGCGCAGCGGCGTCCGGTTCATCGAGGCGTATTTCGACCCCTCCTCCGATGTCAACGAGCTGGATCGCCGGCTCGCCGACACCGGTATGCACGCCTACCTGAGCACTCTCCCGCAGGAGCGGCCGCATGGCGGCCCGTTCCGTTACCGGTCGAGTGAGACCGACGTCCTCGGTTGGGTCTGTGAGGCCGCCACCGGCGTACCCATGGCAGACCTCATGTCGGAGCTCGTGTGGGAGCCGATCGGTGCCGAGGACGACGCCTACATCTCGTGCGACGTCACCGGATCCGCCATACACGACGGAGGTTTCGCGGCTCGTGCTCGCGACCTGGCCCGCTTCGGTCAGATGCTGCTGGACGGGGGAACGGTGCCCGATCTGCGCGCCCCGGAGGGCGAGGACCCGCAGCCGCAGACCGTCGTGCCCGCCCGCTGGCTGCGGGACGCGTGGGGTGTCGACTCCGACATCCGCTCGGCCTTCGTCGAGTCGCCGAGCGAGCAGGTCTATCAGGGCGGCTGGTACCGCAACCAGATGTGGTTCCGGCCCGGCCCCTACGGCGACGTACTGCTGTGCATCGGCATCCACGGCCAGCTCATCCACGTGTGCCGTCGGACGGGCACGGTGTGCGTCAAGCTGTCGCACTGGCCGCACCCCGTCGACCCCGATCGCAGCCAGAACACGCTGCGCCTGTGCGACACGATCGACGGCATCCTCGCGGCCCCGGGGCATCACCCGAGGTCGCGTCCCGGGCGTGGTCTGCCCGGTGTCGCAGCCGGCTTCCGGCGGGGTTCGTCCACGATGCGTCGGCGAACCCCTGCTCCGGTCCGCACCTGA
- a CDS encoding amino acid permease, with the protein MGGAGPELKKGLNQRQLTMIAMGGVIGAGLFVGSGVVIQTTGPGAFLTYTLCGVLIIMVMRMLAEMAVANPSTGSFSDYARSALGDWAGFSVAWLYWYFWVIVVGFEAVAGAKVINFWLPDVPTWPISLVLMILMTGTNLISVSSFGEFEFWFAGIKVAAIIVFLVVGTLFVLGLWPGGHLDFSNLTSHGGFLPKGGWAITAGVVTVIFSMVGAEIATIAAAESDNPEKAVAKAANSVITRISLFFVGSIFLLAVILPWNSDDLAASPYVSAFEKIGIPFADHLMNAVVLTAVLSCLNSGMYTASRMLFVLAARREAPAAMVSVNSRGVPVVAILTSSVIGFLCVIVAAISPDTVFSFLLNSSGAVILFVYLLICISQIVLRYRTDESRLKVKMWLFPALSALTTLAIFAVLVQMALDKSVRIQLWLSLLSWAVFLILFLINRARIARLPEPVAPEPTGVAHRVLVLANQTLGSDELIGELGRIDATGKAEYYVCVPASPVETGVAATHGAVSVADATVRAAQERLDLTLDTLQSNGLAAGGALGDYRPLRALQAATEEFKPDQIVVVTLPASESVWQRFDVVDRARTLGVPVTHVEAKSLSASV; encoded by the coding sequence ATGGGCGGCGCTGGACCGGAACTGAAGAAGGGGCTGAACCAGCGCCAGCTGACGATGATCGCCATGGGTGGCGTCATCGGAGCGGGCCTGTTCGTCGGGTCCGGTGTCGTCATCCAGACGACCGGCCCGGGTGCGTTCCTCACCTACACCCTCTGCGGCGTCCTCATCATCATGGTGATGCGGATGCTCGCCGAGATGGCGGTCGCCAACCCGTCGACGGGGTCCTTCTCCGACTACGCCCGCTCGGCGCTCGGCGACTGGGCCGGATTCTCCGTCGCCTGGCTGTATTGGTACTTCTGGGTGATCGTCGTCGGGTTCGAGGCCGTTGCCGGCGCCAAGGTCATCAACTTCTGGCTGCCCGACGTGCCGACCTGGCCGATCAGCCTGGTCCTGATGATCCTCATGACGGGGACGAACCTCATCTCGGTGTCGTCCTTCGGTGAGTTCGAGTTCTGGTTCGCCGGGATCAAGGTCGCGGCCATCATCGTGTTCCTCGTGGTCGGGACGCTCTTCGTCCTCGGGTTGTGGCCCGGTGGGCACCTGGACTTCAGCAACCTCACATCCCACGGCGGGTTCCTACCGAAAGGTGGGTGGGCGATCACAGCCGGTGTCGTAACCGTCATCTTCTCGATGGTCGGCGCCGAGATCGCGACGATCGCCGCGGCGGAGTCGGACAACCCGGAGAAGGCCGTCGCGAAGGCCGCGAACTCGGTCATCACCCGGATCTCGCTCTTCTTCGTCGGCTCGATCTTCCTGCTGGCGGTCATCCTGCCGTGGAACTCCGACGACCTGGCGGCCTCGCCATACGTATCCGCCTTCGAGAAGATCGGCATCCCGTTCGCCGACCACCTGATGAACGCCGTCGTCCTCACCGCCGTGCTCTCCTGCCTCAACTCCGGCATGTACACCGCTTCCCGCATGCTGTTCGTCCTGGCGGCGCGGCGAGAGGCACCTGCGGCGATGGTGTCGGTGAACTCCCGCGGTGTCCCGGTAGTCGCGATCCTGACTTCCTCGGTCATCGGCTTCCTCTGCGTCATCGTCGCCGCGATCTCCCCGGACACGGTGTTCAGCTTCTTGCTCAACTCCTCCGGGGCGGTCATCCTCTTCGTCTACCTGCTCATCTGCATCTCCCAGATCGTGCTGCGATACCGGACGGATGAGAGCCGGCTGAAGGTGAAGATGTGGCTGTTCCCGGCACTGTCGGCGCTGACCACGCTCGCCATCTTCGCCGTGCTCGTCCAGATGGCGCTCGACAAGAGCGTCCGGATCCAGTTGTGGCTGAGCCTGCTGTCCTGGGCCGTCTTCCTCATCCTGTTCCTGATCAACCGGGCGCGGATCGCGCGTCTGCCGGAGCCTGTCGCGCCCGAGCCGACGGGGGTCGCGCACCGCGTCCTCGTCCTCGCGAACCAGACGCTGGGCTCGGACGAGTTGATCGGTGAGCTCGGGCGGATCGACGCGACCGGCAAGGCTGAGTACTACGTATGTGTGCCGGCGAGCCCGGTGGAGACCGGTGTGGCGGCGACGCACGGCGCGGTCTCGGTCGCCGACGCGACGGTCCGCGCCGCGCAGGAGCGGCTCGACCTGACGCTGGACACACTGCAGTCCAACGGCCTGGCGGCGGGTGGCGCCCTCGGCGATTATCGTCCGCTGCGCGCACTGCAGGCGGCCACCGAGGAGTTCAAGCCCGACCAGATCGTCGTGGTCACCCTGCCGGCGTCGGAGTCGGTCTGGCAGCGCTTCGACGTCGTCGACCGCGCCCGCACGCTGGGCGTACCGGTGACGCACGTCGAGGCGAAGTCCCTGTCGGCCTCGGTCTGA
- a CDS encoding universal stress protein codes for MAVVVGYAPEESGTTALEAASVLARSLDEPLVVAVVVAVPHVSDLVPVDGDYVGTLREWGHAVLDQARASLPSDIAATYEVREAPSIPIGLLDLAAEVDASAVVLGSSSKGVLGRISFGSITSRLVHSAPRPVVLAPRGFRSGPQSRIRRVVVAYSGAADGAHLADTANRLAQEAGAELRAVSFVVRPPKRLLETVEQSADDLVADAWVSRTKDHLREQAGGRTDQLGQRLADSLTVGVGLSWSRAIGNVPWAEGDLLVVGSSAAAPATRLFLGSDASKIVRSSPVPVLLVPRSTE; via the coding sequence ATGGCTGTCGTTGTCGGGTACGCGCCCGAGGAGAGCGGCACGACGGCGCTGGAGGCCGCCAGCGTCCTGGCCCGGTCGCTCGACGAGCCGCTCGTCGTCGCGGTGGTCGTCGCGGTTCCGCACGTGTCCGACCTCGTCCCGGTCGACGGCGATTACGTCGGCACGCTCCGGGAGTGGGGACACGCCGTCCTCGACCAGGCCCGGGCGAGCCTGCCGTCCGACATCGCCGCGACCTACGAGGTCCGTGAGGCGCCGTCGATCCCCATCGGGCTGCTCGACCTCGCCGCGGAGGTCGACGCCTCCGCAGTGGTGCTCGGGTCCTCGAGCAAGGGAGTTCTCGGGCGGATCTCGTTCGGCAGCATCACCAGTCGCCTGGTCCACTCCGCGCCCCGGCCCGTGGTGTTGGCCCCGCGGGGGTTCCGGTCGGGTCCGCAGTCACGCATCCGCCGGGTCGTGGTCGCGTATTCCGGCGCCGCGGACGGGGCGCATCTCGCGGACACCGCGAACCGGCTCGCTCAGGAGGCAGGTGCTGAGCTACGAGCCGTGTCGTTCGTCGTTCGGCCACCCAAGCGGCTGCTCGAAACCGTCGAACAGTCGGCGGACGATCTGGTCGCCGACGCGTGGGTCTCTCGGACCAAGGATCACCTCCGCGAGCAGGCCGGCGGGCGCACCGATCAGCTCGGTCAACGGCTCGCGGACTCGTTGACCGTCGGAGTCGGCCTGTCGTGGAGCCGGGCGATCGGCAACGTCCCCTGGGCCGAGGGCGACCTGCTCGTCGTCGGATCGAGCGCTGCCGCTCCCGCCACGCGGCTCTTCCTGGGCTCGGATGCCTCCAAGATCGTGCGGTCCTCGCCGGTGCCCGTCCTGCTCGTTCCGCGGTCCACCGAGTAG
- a CDS encoding TetR/AcrR family transcriptional regulator: protein MSRRPDGFAEAVALFTARFTPVPNDDDESRLRSRIVEATLEIAAAEGVKGASLRRIAARTGMRTASLYSYFPGGKDELVSDALAEHLRSFYRTMAVALRADESPAENLRRLVFAHTRWTLENPIIAPAILVLERAHALHSIMTDDADNAIRELHDTYRDLLVRLLRATAAQPRDAGRLAAQLIVLCDNADLWSTPEKIGEAQEDAWLTVRQMLGRTAAIGRPRGGRGTARRRKASSRVRV, encoded by the coding sequence ATGTCCAGGCGGCCCGATGGGTTCGCAGAGGCGGTTGCCCTGTTCACCGCCCGCTTCACCCCGGTGCCGAACGACGACGACGAGTCGAGGCTGCGGTCGCGGATCGTGGAGGCGACCCTCGAGATCGCGGCCGCCGAAGGTGTCAAGGGTGCGTCGCTGCGGCGGATCGCCGCACGCACGGGGATGCGGACCGCCAGCCTGTATTCGTACTTCCCCGGGGGCAAGGACGAGCTCGTCTCCGACGCACTGGCCGAGCACCTGCGCAGCTTCTACCGCACGATGGCCGTCGCCCTGCGGGCCGACGAGTCGCCGGCCGAGAACCTGCGGCGGCTGGTGTTCGCGCACACCAGGTGGACGCTGGAGAACCCGATCATCGCGCCCGCGATCCTCGTTCTCGAACGGGCACACGCCCTGCACTCGATCATGACCGACGACGCCGACAACGCGATCCGGGAGCTGCACGACACCTACCGGGATCTGCTGGTCCGGCTGCTGCGCGCCACGGCCGCACAGCCGAGGGATGCCGGGCGCCTCGCGGCCCAGCTGATCGTCCTGTGCGACAACGCGGACCTGTGGTCGACACCGGAGAAGATCGGCGAAGCGCAGGAGGACGCTTGGCTCACGGTCCGGCAGATGCTCGGCCGGACCGCCGCGATAGGCCGGCCCCGCGGCGGGCGCGGAACGGCTCGGCGCCGGAAGGCAAGCTCCCGGGTGCGGGTCTGA
- a CDS encoding alpha-L-fucosidase: MLGHQPHRPRPQLGINLLRHETHPSNSQRCGIKPGAVHYQEFNPTQLDPVALARQARDMGARYVIVPTKHHDGFCLWPSRFTEHTVAPTPYGEDIVGQFVSAYDAENIDVFLYFSVLEWTNPDYVEHAPHTDDERRRFDRFLQYTRNQLLELTERYPSIKGFWFDGTWDESWSREYEFTYALERELRAAVPGLIIGSRFRADEHGSRHFDSTGRLLGDYEQGWERKLPPSFELLEGHDWDCVTSIPPNGWAYLKNIDGLYLKTADDLIDLLMRCRSMNGNLVINFGPDGQGRIRPEENEIAAALAQWTRTNEDAIYPGRHVPIPRTPLGHLTRSDRTLYLTVVNRPVNDIVRLTFPKDSSEVPVEARILGTEGQVAVRHTDIGFDLDPYTYYDIRLPHDFTSTHAFVIAMTLGDPPHRAAHLMDAAM; this comes from the coding sequence GTGCTCGGTCACCAACCGCACCGCCCGAGACCGCAACTCGGCATCAATCTTCTTCGGCATGAAACGCATCCTTCCAACTCACAAAGATGCGGCATCAAACCTGGGGCGGTTCACTACCAGGAGTTCAACCCCACGCAGCTGGACCCCGTCGCCCTGGCTCGCCAGGCGCGTGACATGGGTGCCCGATACGTCATCGTGCCCACCAAGCACCACGACGGTTTCTGTCTGTGGCCGAGTCGATTCACCGAGCACACGGTCGCACCAACGCCATACGGCGAAGACATCGTCGGGCAGTTCGTCTCGGCGTACGACGCCGAGAACATCGACGTGTTCCTCTACTTCTCCGTGCTCGAATGGACCAATCCCGACTACGTCGAACACGCACCGCACACGGACGACGAACGCCGAAGGTTCGACAGGTTCCTGCAATACACCAGGAACCAGTTGCTGGAGCTCACCGAGCGTTACCCCAGCATCAAGGGTTTCTGGTTCGACGGCACCTGGGACGAATCCTGGTCGCGGGAGTACGAGTTCACCTACGCCCTGGAACGTGAGTTGCGCGCCGCGGTCCCCGGCCTCATCATCGGCTCTCGCTTCCGCGCGGACGAACACGGCAGTAGGCACTTCGACAGCACCGGCCGGTTGCTCGGCGACTATGAACAAGGCTGGGAACGCAAGCTGCCCCCCAGCTTCGAACTCCTCGAGGGGCACGACTGGGACTGCGTCACGTCGATCCCGCCCAACGGGTGGGCATACCTGAAGAACATCGACGGGCTCTATCTGAAGACAGCAGACGATCTCATCGACCTGCTCATGCGCTGCCGATCGATGAACGGCAACCTCGTGATCAACTTCGGGCCTGACGGCCAGGGGCGAATTCGCCCGGAAGAGAACGAGATCGCCGCTGCGCTGGCGCAGTGGACCCGGACCAACGAAGACGCAATCTACCCCGGCAGGCATGTGCCCATCCCGCGGACGCCGCTCGGGCACCTCACGAGGTCGGACCGCACGCTCTACCTGACCGTAGTGAACCGGCCGGTCAACGACATCGTCCGGCTCACGTTCCCGAAGGACTCGAGCGAGGTGCCGGTCGAAGCGCGCATCCTCGGCACCGAGGGTCAGGTGGCTGTCCGACACACCGACATCGGCTTCGACCTGGATCCGTACACGTACTACGACATCCGGCTCCCCCACGACTTCACCAGCACCCACGCCTTCGTGATTGCAATGACGCTTGGGGACCCGCCGCACCGAGCGGCCCACCTGATGGACGCAGCTATGTGA